Genomic window (Phragmites australis chromosome 21, lpPhrAust1.1, whole genome shotgun sequence):
GAAGCAGAAGAAACATCCAGTTGTACCATGGAGATAAAAGTAATAAATGAATAGGGAATATGCATTGCAACTGAAAAACAATAATATGGTAGTATACAACTTCAGGGGATTTTCTGGTGTGCCAGCAAATACATCATATTATGTAATTTGACTATGTGCAGGAATACAACTTGTTCATGGAGAAACCAAAAAAACATTAACATGGTTGGAATTCTAACAATCACTTGACCGGAAGGACACAACTGACAACAGTGCAGAAGATTTGGGACTCAGATGCAAAATCAGAGTGAAAGTAAGGGTGTGAAGAAAATTTATACAACAATTATGGCTGGAGCAAAGCCtattatggattttttttatttttttaaagtagcCTATTAGGGATTTGATCGTGAACGTGAAATAGAATGCAACCTCAGCTTGAGGTGGCTGAAGATGAACAGAATTAGGGTTGAAGACTCTTTGTTAGATTCACAGTTTCTCATTAAATGTGTACCCCTATATAATAATCCCCTAATTTTACAGAAAGAATACATACATACTGGAAACAGCACAATTCACCCAGTTGTGctactataaaaaaaatgtcatacAGTTAATACTGCCTTCAACTTCAAATCGCTACGATGCATTCCCCAAATCCAAGCATCCAACTATGAAGTTGCTATATTCTTCGAGTAACATACTTATTCTCAATCGGCAAATGTTGAAGGGCAGGAAGAAACACATATTACCAACATGGTGAATCACGTATTTGCAGTCCCAGAAACTAACATATGCTCAGCAGAAGGGCAGCAAGAAAATATATAACCGCCTGGAAGACCAAAATGTCAACCAAAATCAATTTATCCAAACATCAGAATTGGTGTTCTATTATAAGTACTCATGAACTGATTTCTGGGATTGTGCAAACAAGATTCCACCAACAATTTCTCAGTAAACAAAAAGGGTGCAAGAGGAAACACAATACAGCAAATTAAAATGGGCATACATGGACATCTACCACATTAGACTCCCAAATTGAAATAACAACAAAGTTATGTATTGACAACTCATTCAATGCAGGGTCAAAAACCTGAGTTCAGGAAATTTGATACCACAATCTATGCAACCTGGATCACTCCTTACAATAAAAACGTgtggtatgagcatatttactGTAATCTCTGAAGCTTGAATCACTCCTTAACATCAAAAGGTCTGGTAAAAGCTTCTACCTACTGTGCTGGACCAGGTGGTGGGTTGCTGCTTCCACCACCCAATCCTGCTTTCTGTCCCAATTCCGCAAGTTGGTGAATAAACTCCACACCACTAAGAATTTCTGTTGCACCATATATAACATGCTTGGAAGGCTGTGAGCGTTGTCCTAGTTCCATCAAGCTCCTGTACTCGATGTAGTTTCCACCACCAATCATGAAAACAATAGCTTCTCTGAAGGGTCCTTTAAACTGCCCACCAGTTCCTGACCTAGGGGCCCGTGGATCGAACAAGAGGTAGTCGTCCACCTCTGGGTTTGGTTTCCCTTCCATCAGAGCTTCAACTGTCCTTGTCAAGGCCAGCTGCCTCCCATCTGACAAGAGATTCTTCACACCTGCAGTCACTGCACTAAGGGACTGCCCATAAAGCTTCTCTGCCCAATCGACAATGTTGCTCTTTGTTGCTGTGCCTGAAGCAGCAGCAAATTGGGTATTCAATGCCTTTATCCTCTTCACATACTGAAATGCAGACATGTCGACTTCCGACTCCCACAGCGCAGCCTCAACCTGCTCCAGTTCAGATGATGGTGGTGTCTCAAAGGACAATAGGTACGTTACAGCTAGCCGGAGCTTATCTTCCTTGGTACCCTTACCTCTAAGGAGACTCAGCAGCGTGTTCCGATCCACAGTGCCATTCACGAGCATATCATTCTCGCAGTCGCAGTATCCATCCAAAGACCTCTCCTTGATATGCCCAAGCAATGCTGTTGCGATATTAGTGTGCTTATCAATCATCTTCTTCCGTTCTGTCAGCTCTGGGAGCGAATTCACCGCATTCATGAGATGCTTGGTGTTGCCAATCAGATCAGTGCCATCGAATTCAACCCCAACCTTGCCACCACCAGTGCGCTGGTTCACCTCATCCACATCCTGCTTGTACTTGGCAAGCTGCGCCTCAATTTCCTCAGCAACTTTGGGGAATGGCAACCAACTGTTTGCCACCCAGAATTTGTCGGAGTCTTCCAGTTCGTACTTCTCCGCCGGCAACTTCAGTTTATTCAGCTTCAAGCCGAGCACATCGTGGACCAATGGCCGGTAGCTCCAGTCGTGCTGTACCCCAACCGACAGCTCGAAATTCCTGTCGAACAGGCACAGGACAGGGCGCTGGAATGACGCGGCGGACGCGGTCTCTGTGAAGAGGTTGGGCTTGGCGTGGAGGTGGTCGCGGAGGCGGGCTTCGAGAGCGGCAGCGACCATCTCCGCGGGGCCTCCGCGCGCGCACCTGATGACGGGTACGGCGCCAAGCGTGGCGGCGACGCAGAAGAGGCCCAGCGCGACGGCTTCGACGAGCGTGGTGAtgtcggcgtcggcggcggcggggtcgtTGAGCGCGACGTACGCGCGCGGCTGGGCGAGGGAGAAGAGCCCATCCTCAAGGCAGACGAAGTCGAGGTACTGGTCGGCTACACGGGCCACGCGGCGCGCGGCCCCGGGAGACGCGGcgcaggcggcggcgaggcgctcGAGCACGGGCCGCGGGACTGAGGTTGAGAAGTTGATGTGGAACGAGGCGTAGAGGCCtgcggcggcgtcggcggcgatgCGGTCGGCGTTGGCGGGCGTGGGGCGGACGAGGTAGACCGCGGGAGCGTCGGGCACCGCCTGCCGAGCACGGTCGATGCCGAGGGTGAGGGTGACACCGTGGCGGCGGAGGTCGCCAACGCGGAGCAcgggggagaggagggagacgcAAGGGGCGTCCATCACCAGGATCTTGTACGCCTCGTCCTCCCCttgcccctcgccgccgtccggcgacggctgctgctgctgctggttcaGGTGCAGCATCCGCACGATCACATCTGGATCCGAGGCAGAGAGCGTGGTTAGAGCAGCCATGGACACACACAGGcagaggaagaaagaaaaggggGTAATGGGGGGAGGATTCGGGCTTACCAAGCTGCTTTTGGCGGAGGCTGAGCGCCATGGCGGTGCTCAGGTGATCGCCGGCGTGGATCGGACTCGGATCGGATCTGGAGGTGGAGGGTGAGAGGAGGGGAGAAAAAATGGAACAGGAACCACCTGTAGTTAGCTGGGCGACTATGATTGATTGTTTCTGGACCAACGATCCAATCGTGGCCGTCGATTTGTTCTGGGGCTTCTGACTTCGATGCGAAGCTAGTGCATTATGGGTGCGTTTGCTACTAAAAATTTTCGGATTCTGCTTAGAATTATTAGTGGAATACTTAGTAAATATACTTTTGATAAGTAATTTGAATTCATAACgggagaaatatttttttcttttttacactACGAGAAAGAAATAGGTAAAATatagtttcttttgtttctcGATCATTTTTTCTCATTTACAACTATCATCTtctttcaaaaatcaaaattcgTCTAGCTAGTAAAGCGATCgcataaaataattttaattcaGTAGATAAACGTTTGAAGGAAGAAACTAGCATCGGAACATTTTAAAAGAATCTACAACCATGTCAAAAGACCCTCATTTTCAATGTGTTTCCCTAAAAATTTGGAAAACGTACCAGTATTGGCACATAACGTACACGGTCAGGATTTGGCAACTTAGGAAACACGAGAGACGTTGCTTTTAGATTATTCACACAAAAACAAACACAGATTTTGGGAACAAAAGAGAGTAAAGAGAGAATGTGCATTGAGcttctcaaagaaaaaataatataaagtTTGAGCTAATTTTATTTCCTACGGGGCATAGGAAACCATTACATAGAAATTTTATATAACTCAATCGTAGGTTTTAAACATGTTTCACGTGAAAAATCGTATGGCTGAAACCCTCTATAAGAATCCTTTGAAATTAATACGATAAAAAAGGCAGGACTTCATGGTGTATTAACGAGGCATACAACTTATGAAATTTTAATGGAAA
Coding sequences:
- the LOC133903377 gene encoding SEC1 family transport protein SLY1-like, producing the protein MALSLRQKQLDVIVRMLHLNQQQQQPSPDGGEGQGEDEAYKILVMDAPCVSLLSPVLRVGDLRRHGVTLTLGIDRARQAVPDAPAVYLVRPTPANADRIAADAAAGLYASFHINFSTSVPRPVLERLAAACAASPGAARRVARVADQYLDFVCLEDGLFSLAQPRAYVALNDPAAADADITTLVEAVALGLFCVAATLGAVPVIRCARGGPAEMVAAALEARLRDHLHAKPNLFTETASAASFQRPVLCLFDRNFELSVGVQHDWSYRPLVHDVLGLKLNKLKLPAEKYELEDSDKFWVANSWLPFPKVAEEIEAQLAKYKQDVDEVNQRTGGGKVGVEFDGTDLIGNTKHLMNAVNSLPELTERKKMIDKHTNIATALLGHIKERSLDGYCDCENDMLVNGTVDRNTLLSLLRGKGTKEDKLRLAVTYLLSFETPPSSELEQVEAALWESEVDMSAFQYVKRIKALNTQFAAASGTATKSNIVDWAEKLYGQSLSAVTAGVKNLLSDGRQLALTRTVEALMEGKPNPEVDDYLLFDPRAPRSGTGGQFKGPFREAIVFMIGGGNYIEYRSLMELGQRSQPSKHVIYGATEILSGVEFIHQLAELGQKAGLGGGSSNPPPGPAQ